A window from Purpureocillium takamizusanense chromosome 3, complete sequence encodes these proteins:
- a CDS encoding uncharacterized protein (EggNog:ENOG503NXVM~COG:K), with protein MLKSTYKPSPGVAAAAAAAAPLPPGWTEHKAPSGHTYFYNAETKESTYKRPGLPPQPQLQPAPTTAQTPYPNIPNLSDPRVANAFLAQRNPQPQHQSRGGHSGRGGRGGFEGRPRPQPIDKPRRKEPIPGFEPWILVYTKYSRRFVYNPVKNASYWRIPEKLMPSILELDKARIRKKACGGDEGEEEDAAVEMRPKDNTARQDFEGDSSEYEEVEVEVTDDEAADDGDDGDAEHASKRQRTDDAREEANEPEGPVEFTEADIQAQLQMMGEDYGLEPGDYDDGNMDEWPEGTAGVEFSQEDAQLLFQDLLNDFNINPYSPWEKLLEEGKVVDDPRYTALATTKARRECWDQWSRDKIAALREQRALQEKKDPRIAYMAFLQEKATPKLYWPEFKRKYKREEPMRDLKLSDKDREKAYREHITRLKMPQAKLKADLTALLKAQPGSRLHGKSLATGGGGLPTQVLGDVRYISLAPEVRDPLVEAYVQTLPPPPSEAEGGDADGENREEKERDERARRERRERALRERDRAVEEQQRRRDREVAVSKARLREGEREIGLAMRVDKRGLQSQLQDDAGSKTQ; from the coding sequence ATGCTCAAGTCGACGTACAAACCCTCgccgggcgtcgccgccgccgcagcagcagcggcgcctctccctcccggCTGGACCGAGCACAAGGCCCCGAGCGGACACACGTACTTCTACAATGCCGAGACCAAGGAATCCACATACAAGCGGCCTGGCCTCCCCCcccagccgcagctgcagccggccccgacgacggcgcaaACGCCGTACCCAAACATCCCCAATCTCTCCGACCCGCGCGTTGCAAATGCTTTCCTCGCGCAGCGGAACCCGCAACCCCAGCATCAATCCCGGGGCGGGCATagcgggcgcggggggcgcggcgggttcgagggccgcccgcgaccccaGCCCATCGACAAGCCGCGAAGAAAAGAGCCCATACCGGGCTTCGAGCCGTGGATCCTAGTCTACACAAAGTACTCGCGTCGCTTCGTATACAACCCTGTGAAGAACGCGAGCTACTGGCGCATACCTGAGAAGCTGATGCCCAGCATTCTGGAGCTTGACAAAGCCCGAATACGAAAGAAGGCTTGTGGCGGTGAtgagggagaagaggaggatgCCGCTGTGGAGATGAGACCAAAGGACAATACGGCGCGCCAGGACTTTGAAGGCGACAGTTCCGAGTATGAAGaagtcgaggtcgaggtcactgacgatgaggcggccgacgacggcgatgacggtgacGCGGAACACGCCTCGAAACGACAACGAACGGACGACGCACGAGAAGAAGCCAACGAGCCAGAAGGGCCCGTTGAGTTCACAGAGGCAGACATACAGGCCCAGCTGCAGATGATGGGCGAGGACTACGGCCTCGAGCCCGGGGAttacgacgacggcaacatGGACGAGTGGCCCGAGGGCACTGCAGGCGTGGAATTCTCCCAAGAGGACGCCCAGCTCCTGTTTCAGGACCTGCTCAACGACTTCAACATCAACCCCTACAGCCCCTGGGAGAAGCTCCTCGAAGAGggcaaggtcgtcgacgacccgcgCTATACGGCcctcgcgacgacgaaggccCGCCGCGAGTGCTGGGACCAGTGGTCGCGCGACAAGATCGCGGCGCTCAGGGAGCAGCGGGCGCtgcaggagaagaaggaccCGCGCATAGCCTACATGGCCTTTCTGCAGGAAAAGGCCACGCCCAAGCTCTACTGGCCCGAGTTCAAGCGCAAGTACAAGCGCGAGGAGCCCATGCGCGACCTCAAACTCTCGGACAAGGACCGCGAGAAGGCGTATCGCGAGCACATTACGAGGCTCAAGATGCCccaggccaagctcaaggctGACCTgacggcgctgctcaaggccCAGCCTGGGAGCCGATTGCACGGCAAGTCACTcgccactggcggcggcgggttgccCACGCaggtgctcggcgacgtgcgGTACATTTCGCTCGCGCCGGAGGTGCGTGACCCCCTTGTGGAGGCGTATGTGCAGacgcttccgccgccgccatcggagGCCGAgggtggcgacgccgacggcgagaaccgagaggagaaggagagggacgagcgggcgcgcagggagcggcgggagcgtgcgctgcgggagagggaccgcgcggtggaggagcagcagcgcagacGGGACAGGGAGGTGGCGGTGAGCAAGGCGCGGCTGCGTgaaggggagagagagattgGCCTGGCGATGCGCGTGGACAAGCGCGGGCTGCAGAGCCAGCTCCAAGACGATGCTGGCAGCAAGACACAGTGA
- a CDS encoding uncharacterized protein (antiSMASH:Cluster_3.2~COG:K~EggNog:ENOG503P1AP), with the protein MGRYVGETSGATFLDHLKELMGAVMPMTQPAAAVGSGDSFLSSLGSCITYDSRPLLNGPPDEVNPLWLPPDSTVAVVLSELRHFIQDGGGRWPSGGIYWWGDLDAMPLRAPSPTPLATEVDLNEYRHLAFYHAALAVACQSTTTQPQPQPPSSDSSQSLSEPYFARAALLLGNPLDIKRRTIGDVASLAMMGFYLIETNRPDAAYMYVAAAMHISIMLGAHRGWVDERGKRVFWSVYALDRWLSCLMGRPPTITDDAIQLPLPADAPSMPPAYGLRAHVELSRISGHVVGNTYHGARGGTGSEAGARQPDNAIWMLEQWQSSLPPPLQLGSNGLSNDPAVCLLHMRYNQLLIVAIRPLFFSAVKRAVAERLMAQPPPSVAATNPEQNLGHLRCCIAAAARNMRLARHAITLNGHRKLLHAGLHFIFNAGVCLILRRLVVAPGEQEDEELRLVHGGVEFAIDKMLEASRTGNSDGRRCAETLRDLSVLVGRLTAPAPAVTPTDPMLGGGGTDDPSMRAGGGGGGMAPLLPMTSQELPVPPPMPVGEDQVLYDELMTWMGDDWPLYNGYINE; encoded by the exons atgggccGCTATGTGGGAGAGACGAGCGGCGCCACCTTCCTCGACCacctcaaggagctcatgGGCGCCGTCATGCCCATGACccagcccgctgccgccgtgggaTCGGGCGACTCGTTCCTCTCGAGCCTCGGCAGCTGCATCACCTACGACTCGCGACCGCTCCTCAACGgcccgcccgacgaggtcaaCCCGCTGTGGCTCCCGCCGGacagcaccgtcgccgttgtACTCTCGGAGCTGCGGCACTTTAtccaggacggcggcggccgctggccgtcgggcgGCATCTACTGGTGGGGTGATCTCGACGCAATGCCcctgcgggcgccgtcgccgaccccgCTGGCCACCGAGGTCGACCTTAACGAGTACCGACACCTCGCCTTCTAccacgccgccctggccgtcgcctgtcagagcacgacgacgcagccacagccacagCCACCGAGCTCCGACTCCAGCCAGTCGCTGAGCGAGCCGTActttgcgcgcgccgctctgctgctgggcaacCCTCTCGACATCAAGCGTCGCACCATCGGCGACGTGGCATCgctggccatgatgggctTCTATCTCATCGAGACGAATCGGCCGGACGCGGCATACATGtacgtcgcggcggcgatgcacATCAGCATCATGCTAGGCGCGCACCGCGGATGGGTCGACGAGCGGGGGAAGAGGGTCTTTTGGTCCGTCTACGCGCTCGACAGGTGGTTGAGCTGTCTCATGGGAAGGCCGCCGACCATTACCGACGATGCCATCCAGCTGCCCCTACCGGCCGATGCACC ATCCATGCCTCCTGCCTACGGACTCCGGGCGCACGTCGAACTGTCGCGCATCTCGGGCCACGTTGTCGGCAACACGTATCACGGCGCCAGGGGCGGAaccggcagcgaggcgggcgcgcggcagccggACAATGCCATCTGGATGCTCGAGCAATGGCAGtcatcgctgccgccaccgctccAGCTCGGGTCTAACGGGCTCAGCAATGACCCAGCCGTGTGCCTGCTGCACATGCGCTACAACCAGCTTCTCATCGTGGCGATCCGCCCGCTCTTCTTCTCGGCCGTCAAGCGCGCCGTGGCAGAGCGGCTCATGGCGCAGCCGCCcccgtcggtggcggcgaccaaCCCGGAGCAGAACCTGGGTCATCTGCGCTGCTGCATtgccgcggcagcgcgcAACATGCGGTTGGCGCGGCACGCCATCACGCTGAATGGCCATCGCAAGCTCTTGCATGCGGGGCTACACTTCATCTTCAACGCCGGGGTGTGTCTCATcctgcggcggctcgtggTGGCGCCAGGCGagcaggaggacgaggagctgcgtcTCGTGCACGGCGGGGTCGAGTTTGCCATTGACAAGATGCTGGAGGCGAGCCGGACGGGCAACAGCGAcggcaggcgctgcgcggAAACGCTGCGCGACCTGAGTGTGCTCGTGGGTCGACTgacagcaccagcgccggcggtgacgccgacggacccgatgcttggcggcggcggtacgGATGATCCGAGCATGcgcgccggtggcggcggcggtggcatggCTCCGCTACTACCCATGACGTCGCAGGAGCTACCGGTGCCGCCACCGATGccggtcggcgaggaccaGGTGCTATACGACGAGCTGATGACGTGGATGGGCGACGACTGGCCGCTGTACAACGGGTACATAAACGAGTGA
- a CDS encoding uncharacterized protein (antiSMASH:Cluster_3.2~COG:J~EggNog:ENOG503Q4QB), which yields MAASGATETESGGGLEKRAVAVSFLFKFPGRGGNKNNDDDDDDLDDARRQRPRVALFRRSGAVRTYQHKYAPISGSVEARDASPLATAWREIREETALTRGRQLRLFRQGKPYVFPDPSVGREWTIHPFAFIFTPDSFATSSSHDLDKGGDADGGRGGGGGGDGDENKDGDADKAEDRRAGLRLDWEHEGYAWFDPADVSDDPSFGGVPRLKESLRRVWFEIDLGRDAASVLDRGLLMLQADHESGARQLAGKALDVFTDVLPRLPLNNTDDGGGGSGIDTWWRNVRIAGWHLWKNGREAIGAPILSVVLACLGIIEEKLSALPPSPSPSMPSRAFIEDDVLPAMRAHAARRTETGNAIGETFARFLRDEFPDYAADDGDDGSGDGGKEVKIVTLSCSSTITAALTHAIAQPGTPALDVHVLESRPLFEGVKTARALAAAAAALRQAAEEQDGSGGGSGGGGGGGGGGGDHGHSRRRRRGGGGGVTKVTLHTDSSAAIAARGAHVVLLGADVISPRGDVSNKTGSLPLVLSARHVNSASSSFSPLSSHPSSSPSPSVVSQASQCQQQQQQQQQLPVRVVVLAEKEKVLPFGLDTRAHAEENNDPREVTAAWGDGGTRYGGEEDCSRETTTTAAAASQEGIGGRGPTDPGIVEVTNVYFEWVPAALATDYVTEDGVTTRAGIEEWAARARRRADRFLGDL from the exons atggcggcgtcgggggcgacggagacggagtcgggcggggggctcgagaagcgcgccgtggcggtgaGCTTCCTGTTCAAGTTCCCCGGGAGGGGAGGCAACAagaacaacgacgacgacgacgacgacctcgatgatgcgcggcgacagcggccgcgggtggcgcTGTTTcggcgcagcggcgcggTGAGGACGTACCA ACACAAGTACGCACCCATCTCAGGCAgcgtcgaggcccgcgacgcctcgccgcTTGCGACGGCCTGGCGCGAGATCCGCGAGGAGACGGCTCTCACGAGGGGGCGTCAGCTGCGGCTCTTCCGGCAGGGCAAGCCGTACGTCTTTCCCGACCCGTCGGTCGGGCGCGAGTGGACCATCCACCCCTTTGCCTTTATCTTTACGCCGGACTCTTTCGCAACGTCCTCGTCCCATGACTTGGACAaaggtggtgatgctgatggcggccgtggcggtggtggtggtggggatGGTGATGAAAACAAGGACGGAGACGCGGACAAGGCTGAGGATCGCAGGgccggcctgcgcctcgacTGGGAGCACGAGGGATACGCGTGGTTCGACCCCGCAGACGTCTCGGACGATCCGTCCTTTGGCGGCGTGCCGCGTCTCAAGGAGAGCCTGCGCCGCGTGTGGTTCGAGATTGACCTCGGCCGggacgccgccagcgtgcTCGACCGGGGCCTGCTCATGTTGCAGGCGGACCATgagagcggcgcgcgccagctcgccggcaAGGCGCTTGATGTGTTTACAGACgtgctgccgcggctgccgctAAACAAcacggacgacggcggcggtggcagcggcatcgaCACGTGGTGGCGCAACGTGCGCATCGCGGGCTGGCATCTGTGGAAGAACGGGCGCGAGGCCATTGGCGCGCCTATACTCAGTGTGGTGCTGGCCTGCCTCGGCATCATCGAGGAGAAGCTATCTGCTTtaccgccgtcgccctcaccGTCGATGCCCTCACGTGCGTtcatcgaggacgacgtgCTGCCCGCGATGCGGGCCCATGCCGCGCGCAGGACCGAGACGGGGAACGCCATCGGCGAGACGTTTGCGCGGttcctgcgcgacgagtTTCCTGACTACGCAGCtgatgacggtgacgacggcagcggcgatggtggcaaGGAGGTCAAGATCGTGACGCTGTCATGCAGCTCGACCATCACGGCGGCCCTCACGCATGCCATCGCGCAGCCGGGCACGCCCGCGCTGGACGTGCACGTGCTCGAGTCGCGGCCGCTGTTTGAGGGCGTCaagacggcgcgcgcgctggcagcggcggcggctgcgcttCGACAAGCAGCAGAGGAACAGGatggcagcggtggcggtagtggtggtggtggtggtggtggtggtggtggtggcgatcATGGTcatagtcgtcgtcgtcgtcgaggaggaggaggaggcgtaACGAAGGTGACGCTGCACACAGACAGCAGtgccgccatcgcggcccGGGGCGCGCACGTGGTCCTCCTGGGCGCGGACGTCATCTCGCCGCGCGGAGACGTGAGCAACAAGACGGGGTCTCTGCCGCTCGTGCTGTCCGCGCGGCACGTCAACTctgcgtcctcgtccttttcccccctctcttcgcacccctcttcctccccctccccttccgTCGTCTCACAGGCGAGCCAgtgccagcagcagcagcagcagcagcagcagctccccgtcagggtcgtcgtcctcgccgagaaggagaaggTTCTGCCCTTTGGGCTagacacgcgcgcgcacgccgagGAGAACAACGACCCTCGCGAGGTGACCGCCGCGTGGGGGGACGGCGGGACTCGCtatggcggcgaggaggactgCAGCAGGGAgacgacaacaacagcagcagcagcaagccagGAGGGCATTGGAGGAAGGGGGCCCACCGAccccggcatcgtcgaggtcaCAAACGTCTACTTTGAGTgggtgcccgccgcgctggcgacCGACTACGTgaccgaggacggcgtcacgacgcgcgcgggcaTCGAGgagtgggcggcgcgggcgaggcggcgggcggatcGGTTTTTGGGGGATCTGTGA
- a CDS encoding uncharacterized protein (antiSMASH:Cluster_3.2~COG:K~EggNog:ENOG503P1AP): MQLDHGDRRPSQRLPVNPRRHKVAPEQRKRVATACNSCNVRRIKCSGDRPCNQCASTARDCVYPVLIEKVSVPKSELEELKKKVEVYEKALQDALPDPTRRQELLHHAASPDSSSSASPYTSSSALHGTTSGSQHLSGASSIKTEPTDDDGHQVLSPGRLLQDADGMGRYVGETSGATFLDHLKELMGAVMPMTQPAAAVGSGDSFLSSLGSCITYDSRPLLNGPPDEVNPLWLPPDSTVAVVLSELRHFIQDGGGRWPSGGIYWWGDLDAMPLRAPSPTPLATEVDLNEYRHLAFYHAALAVACQSTTTQPQPQPPSSDSSQSLSEPYFARAALLLGNPLDIKRRTIGDVASLAMMGFYLIETNRPDAAYMYVAAAMHISIMLGAHRGWVDERGKRVFWSVYALDRWLSCLMGRPPTITDDAIQLPLPADAPSMPPAYGLRAHVELSRISGHVVGNTYHGARGGTGSEAGARQPDNAIWMLEQWQSSLPPPLQLGSNGLSNDPAVCLLHMRYNQLLIVAIRPLFFSAVKRAVAERLMAQPPPSVAATNPEQNLGHLRCCIAAAARNMRLARHAITLNGHRKLLHAGLHFIFNAGVCLILRRLVVAPGEQEDEELRLVHGGVEFAIDKMLEASRTGNSDGRRCAETLRDLSVLVGRLTAPAPAVTPTDPMLGGGGTDDPSMRAGGGGGGMAPLLPMTSQELPVPPPMPVGEDQVLYDELMTWMGDDWPLYNGYINE; this comes from the exons ATGCAGCTTGACCATGGCGACCGACGGCCCTCGCAGCGACTGCCCGTCAATCCCCGGCGGCACAAGGTAGCTCCCGAGCAGCGGAAGCGCGTGGCCACCGC ATGCAACTCATGCAATGTGCGCCGAATCAAGTGCTCGGGTGACCGCCCCTGCAACCAATGCGCCTCCACCGCGCGCGACTGCGTCTACCCCGTCCTCATCGAGAAGGTGTCCGTCCCCAAGAGCGAGCTtgaggagctcaagaagaaAGTCGAGGTCTACGAAAAGGCCCTCCAGGATGCCCTGCCCGACCCGACTCGCCGCCAAGAGCTGCTTCACCACGCCGCGAGCCCGGActcttcctcatcggccAGTCCCTAcacaagcagcagcgccctccacggcaccaccagcggcagccagcaccTCTCGGGCGCGAGCTCCATCAAGACGGAGCCCACGGACGATGACGGCCACCAGGTCCTCAGCCCCGGCAGGCTCCTccaggacgccgacggcatgggccGCTATGTGGGAGAGACGAGCGGCGCCACCTTCCTCGACCacctcaaggagctcatgGGCGCCGTCATGCCCATGACccagcccgctgccgccgtgggaTCGGGCGACTCGTTCCTCTCGAGCCTCGGCAGCTGCATCACCTACGACTCGCGACCGCTCCTCAACGgcccgcccgacgaggtcaaCCCGCTGTGGCTCCCGCCGGacagcaccgtcgccgttgtACTCTCGGAGCTGCGGCACTTTAtccaggacggcggcggccgctggccgtcgggcgGCATCTACTGGTGGGGTGATCTCGACGCAATGCCcctgcgggcgccgtcgccgaccccgCTGGCCACCGAGGTCGACCTTAACGAGTACCGACACCTCGCCTTCTAccacgccgccctggccgtcgcctgtcagagcacgacgacgcagccacagccacagCCACCGAGCTCCGACTCCAGCCAGTCGCTGAGCGAGCCGTActttgcgcgcgccgctctgctgctgggcaacCCTCTCGACATCAAGCGTCGCACCATCGGCGACGTGGCATCgctggccatgatgggctTCTATCTCATCGAGACGAATCGGCCGGACGCGGCATACATGtacgtcgcggcggcgatgcacATCAGCATCATGCTAGGCGCGCACCGCGGATGGGTCGACGAGCGGGGGAAGAGGGTCTTTTGGTCCGTCTACGCGCTCGACAGGTGGTTGAGCTGTCTCATGGGAAGGCCGCCGACCATTACCGACGATGCCATCCAGCTGCCCCTACCGGCCGATGCACC ATCCATGCCTCCTGCCTACGGACTCCGGGCGCACGTCGAACTGTCGCGCATCTCGGGCCACGTTGTCGGCAACACGTATCACGGCGCCAGGGGCGGAaccggcagcgaggcgggcgcgcggcagccggACAATGCCATCTGGATGCTCGAGCAATGGCAGtcatcgctgccgccaccgctccAGCTCGGGTCTAACGGGCTCAGCAATGACCCAGCCGTGTGCCTGCTGCACATGCGCTACAACCAGCTTCTCATCGTGGCGATCCGCCCGCTCTTCTTCTCGGCCGTCAAGCGCGCCGTGGCAGAGCGGCTCATGGCGCAGCCGCCcccgtcggtggcggcgaccaaCCCGGAGCAGAACCTGGGTCATCTGCGCTGCTGCATtgccgcggcagcgcgcAACATGCGGTTGGCGCGGCACGCCATCACGCTGAATGGCCATCGCAAGCTCTTGCATGCGGGGCTACACTTCATCTTCAACGCCGGGGTGTGTCTCATcctgcggcggctcgtggTGGCGCCAGGCGagcaggaggacgaggagctgcgtcTCGTGCACGGCGGGGTCGAGTTTGCCATTGACAAGATGCTGGAGGCGAGCCGGACGGGCAACAGCGAcggcaggcgctgcgcggAAACGCTGCGCGACCTGAGTGTGCTCGTGGGTCGACTgacagcaccagcgccggcggtgacgccgacggacccgatgcttggcggcggcggtacgGATGATCCGAGCATGcgcgccggtggcggcggcggtggcatggCTCCGCTACTACCCATGACGTCGCAGGAGCTACCGGTGCCGCCACCGATGccggtcggcgaggaccaGGTGCTATACGACGAGCTGATGACGTGGATGGGCGACGACTGGCCGCTGTACAACGGGTACATAAACGAGTGA